A DNA window from Aureibaculum sp. 2308TA14-22 contains the following coding sequences:
- a CDS encoding tRNA-binding protein, translated as MADTISFEDFTKVDIRTGTIIEVNEFPKAKKPAYQLTIDFGKLGIKKSSAQITKLYSKEDLLNKQITAVVNFKPKQIANFVSECLVLGIENDKGEVTLLKSATKTINGTTVN; from the coding sequence ATGGCAGACACTATTTCTTTTGAAGATTTTACCAAAGTCGATATCCGTACAGGTACAATAATCGAGGTAAACGAGTTTCCGAAGGCTAAAAAACCAGCCTATCAGCTGACGATAGATTTCGGCAAATTAGGTATTAAAAAATCTAGTGCTCAGATTACGAAATTGTATTCAAAAGAAGATTTACTGAACAAACAAATTACCGCTGTCGTTAATTTCAAACCCAAACAAATAGCCAATTTTGTTAGTGAATGCTTAGTATTAGGCATTGAAAACGACAAGGGCGAGGTTACACTTTTAAAATCTGCAACAAAAACAATTAACGGAACAACTGTGAATTAA
- a CDS encoding FAD-binding and (Fe-S)-binding domain-containing protein yields MPVTTNTHLQKLAEKLAGELFYDDLHKSIYATDASVYRKIPLAVAFPKHIDDLKILIDFAQTNQITLIPRAAGTSLAGQCVGDGIVVDISKHFTEILAFDENAKTITVQPGIVRDELNLYLKPYGLFFGPNTSTSNRCMIGGMVGNNSSGTTSIQYGVTRDKIIKLNTLLSDGSEVLFKSLSKKEFKQKSVGHKLENSIYATLLHELSNKENQQEIVNEFPKPSIHRRNTGYAIDELLNTDAFTDAEENINIAKLLCGSEGTLAFTTAITLQLDDLPPPKSLVVAVHFKSIQESLEATVIAMKHNLYTCELMDKTILDCTKNNREQLKNRYFVEGDPEAILLLEIKADSDEETNRLADILIADLQQHKFGYAYPKLVNEDSLKAAELRKAGLGLLGNIVGDNKAVACIEDTAVDLNDLPAYIKEFTAMMDSYGQKAVYYAHAGAGELHLRPILNLKKSDDVVLFKTITTETAKLVKKYKGSFSGEHGDGIVRGEFIPLMIGDKNYELLKRIKHAFDPNNIFNKGKIVDAFPMDESLRYKIDRKEPEIGTLMDFSDSEGILKAAEKCNGSGDCRKTTNMGGMMCPSYRATLDEKDTTRARANALREFLTNGTDKTNKFDNAELKKVFDLCLSCKACASECPSNVDVASFKAEFLYQYQKVNKPSFSTKMFANNVKYNKLGSIFPTLTNAILNTSISKNIMGIAKERSIPKLAKQTLKKWIKQNESELKPAQPAKGTLTLFCDEFTNFFDVQVGVDAIQLLSKLGYNINFINHVESGRSHISKGFLDEAKALVDKNVAVFKDNIDKDNPLIGLEPSAILSFRDEYLRLADDKEAAKSLATHVFTIEEFLNQEIAKGNITSAQFTGQSKEIKIHGHCHQKALSSISNTFAMLNLPENYNVTIINSGCCGMAGSFGYEKEHYKLSMQVGEQSLFSKIRKFDPQTEISAAGTSCRHQIYDGTEKVALHPVQLLLKALKQV; encoded by the coding sequence ATGCCAGTAACAACCAATACACATCTACAAAAATTAGCAGAAAAACTGGCTGGCGAACTCTTTTATGACGATTTACATAAAAGTATTTATGCCACGGACGCTTCCGTGTATCGGAAAATTCCGTTAGCTGTTGCATTTCCTAAGCATATCGACGACCTAAAAATCCTTATAGATTTTGCCCAAACCAATCAGATTACGTTAATACCGAGGGCGGCAGGTACATCACTGGCCGGACAATGTGTGGGTGATGGTATTGTGGTAGATATTTCAAAACATTTTACCGAGATTCTCGCATTTGACGAAAATGCTAAAACCATTACGGTACAACCTGGCATTGTAAGAGACGAGCTCAATCTTTACCTGAAACCTTACGGATTGTTTTTTGGTCCCAACACCTCAACTAGTAATCGCTGCATGATTGGCGGTATGGTAGGCAACAACTCTTCTGGAACTACTTCTATTCAATACGGTGTTACACGTGATAAAATTATTAAATTAAATACTTTACTTTCAGATGGTTCAGAAGTATTATTTAAATCATTAAGTAAAAAAGAATTTAAACAAAAAAGTGTTGGACATAAATTAGAAAACAGTATTTATGCTACCCTTTTACATGAGTTATCCAACAAAGAAAATCAACAAGAAATTGTAAACGAATTTCCGAAACCTTCTATTCATAGAAGAAATACAGGCTATGCAATTGACGAGTTATTAAATACTGATGCTTTTACGGATGCTGAAGAAAACATCAATATCGCTAAACTACTCTGCGGAAGCGAAGGTACATTGGCATTTACAACTGCTATTACCTTACAATTAGACGACTTACCTCCACCAAAAAGCCTAGTGGTTGCAGTACATTTTAAGAGTATTCAAGAAAGCTTAGAAGCTACGGTTATAGCCATGAAGCACAATTTATATACCTGTGAATTGATGGACAAAACCATACTTGATTGTACCAAAAATAATCGCGAGCAACTAAAAAACAGGTATTTTGTTGAAGGCGACCCAGAAGCGATATTGTTACTAGAAATCAAAGCTGATTCTGACGAAGAAACCAACAGGTTAGCCGACATTTTAATTGCCGACTTGCAGCAACACAAGTTCGGTTATGCCTATCCTAAATTAGTTAATGAAGACAGCTTAAAAGCCGCTGAACTCCGCAAAGCTGGACTGGGATTATTAGGAAACATAGTAGGCGATAATAAAGCCGTGGCTTGTATAGAAGATACTGCAGTCGATTTAAACGACTTACCCGCTTATATCAAGGAATTTACCGCAATGATGGACAGTTATGGGCAAAAAGCGGTGTATTACGCCCATGCTGGAGCTGGGGAATTGCACCTCCGCCCCATTCTGAACCTTAAAAAATCAGATGATGTGGTGCTGTTTAAAACGATAACCACTGAAACTGCCAAACTCGTAAAGAAATATAAAGGTTCTTTTAGTGGCGAACACGGTGATGGTATTGTGCGTGGCGAATTTATTCCACTCATGATTGGTGATAAAAATTACGAATTGCTCAAACGTATTAAACATGCTTTTGATCCCAATAACATTTTTAATAAAGGAAAGATTGTGGATGCTTTTCCGATGGATGAATCGTTACGGTACAAAATTGACCGAAAAGAGCCTGAAATTGGAACCCTAATGGATTTTTCAGATTCTGAAGGCATTTTAAAAGCAGCAGAAAAATGTAATGGCTCAGGCGATTGCCGCAAAACCACTAACATGGGCGGAATGATGTGTCCGAGTTACAGAGCCACCTTAGATGAAAAAGATACCACAAGAGCAAGAGCCAATGCCTTACGGGAATTTTTAACGAACGGAACAGATAAAACCAACAAGTTTGACAATGCAGAACTCAAAAAAGTTTTTGACTTATGTTTGAGCTGTAAAGCCTGTGCCAGTGAATGTCCTAGTAATGTGGATGTCGCCAGTTTTAAAGCGGAATTTTTATACCAATATCAGAAGGTTAATAAACCTTCGTTTAGCACTAAAATGTTTGCCAATAATGTAAAATACAACAAGCTAGGCAGTATTTTTCCGACATTGACCAATGCTATTTTAAATACTTCGATATCTAAAAATATTATGGGCATTGCCAAGGAACGGAGCATACCCAAATTAGCAAAACAAACCTTAAAAAAGTGGATTAAACAAAATGAGTCCGAATTAAAACCAGCACAACCCGCAAAAGGAACACTAACCCTTTTTTGTGATGAATTTACCAATTTTTTTGATGTTCAGGTTGGTGTTGATGCCATACAATTACTGTCCAAATTAGGCTACAATATCAATTTTATTAATCATGTAGAAAGTGGTAGAAGCCATATTTCTAAAGGTTTTTTAGATGAAGCCAAAGCATTAGTCGATAAAAATGTTGCTGTTTTTAAGGATAATATTGATAAAGACAATCCACTTATTGGGCTAGAACCTTCCGCTATTTTATCATTTAGAGATGAATACTTACGCCTAGCAGATGATAAAGAAGCGGCCAAATCTCTAGCAACGCATGTGTTTACTATTGAGGAATTTTTGAATCAAGAAATTGCAAAAGGAAATATTACTTCTGCACAATTTACTGGTCAATCCAAAGAAATAAAAATTCATGGGCATTGTCATCAGAAGGCATTATCTAGTATTTCAAACACGTTTGCCATGTTAAATTTACCCGAAAATTACAACGTAACCATTATAAATTCCGGTTGTTGTGGAATGGCAGGATCCTTCGGTTATGAAAAAGAGCATTATAAATTGAGCATGCAAGTTGGCGAGCAATCACTCTTTTCAAAAATTAGAAAATTCGATCCTCAAACCGAAATTTCTGCTGCTGGTACCAGTTGTCGACATCAAATTTATGATGGAACGGAAAAGGTGGCGTTGCATCCGGTGCAGCTGCTTTTGAAGGCTTTGAAACAGGTTTAA